The following proteins are encoded in a genomic region of Phragmites australis chromosome 9, lpPhrAust1.1, whole genome shotgun sequence:
- the LOC133929706 gene encoding glutelin type-B 2-like codes for MAVTSSDALLLASPPVLPWLHRAGPAEPARSTEGVQFLDRLGALEPLMKVQSESGFVEYFEHYEARGETSSSAAPTCSRSVSSSSSLRGLLLPRYSNTHALVGRGTVGMPQPPCKRLLGLVTTTSI; via the coding sequence ATGGCGGTAACATCCTCTGATGCGCTGCTGCTTGCTTCTCCTCCTGTGCTGCCATGGCTCCACCGGGCAGGCCCAGCTGAGCCGGCGAGGAGCACCGAGGGAGTGCAGTTCTTGGACAGGCTAGGGGCGCTGGAGCCGCTGATGAAGGTGCAGTCGGAGTCTGGTTTCGTGGAGTACTTCGAGCACTACGAGGCGCGCGGCGAAACGAGCAGCTCCGCTGCGCCGACGTGTTCCCGATCCGTCTCGTCGTCGTCGAGCCTCCGGGGGCTTCTGCTGCCTCGCTACTCCAACACACACGCCCTCGTCGGGAGAGGTACTGTGGGGATGCCCCAGCCCCCATGCAAGAGACTGCTGGGTTTAGTGACGACGACGAGCATCTAG